The following nucleotide sequence is from Tribolium castaneum strain GA2 chromosome 5, icTriCast1.1, whole genome shotgun sequence.
CAATTAGGAATAAGCcttgtttttcatttaaataaaccccTTTTTGTCTCCATTTCATTAAGTTTATTGCCCAATCAACAGGGATGTGGTCTTTTATAACCTAAATAAGCTTACAACACACTTCTTGATTCCgtaaaataaaggaaaaaatcaaattaacgTTAAGGGGCATTCAGGGAACAATTTCAAGAAGGCGCTATAAAAATACAAGCAGCCGAACATTGAGCGACGCCAGTTAACGTCTCGGAACTAATACTCGCTTCAAGCTGTAATTAGATCTAGGTAAGTTCGCAAATTTAGAGTTTAAAAGCACACGACTACGTTTGTCAACGACAATAATTGCTTTTATTATTAGACCAAATGATcattataatataaaattcAGTCCGTTTTAAATAAGTAGTAATATAAAAGTGTGTACTCCCTAAGGCCCAGATTTGTTGCGCCACTGCTGCGGTAAGTAATTGAGAAATTATTGTCGGTATCACATCGTCTTGCTACTTGTAATCTGAGGGCAATAAAGCCGAGGTAAAATATCCACGAGAGGATTTGCAAATTGACTGCTTCGCAACACGAAAAGaaccaattaaataaaagctccgagtttttagtaaaattgaaacaataataacGAACCGAAGGTAATAAAAGGGCAGGATCATGCAAACATAAGCATTTAGATAATAACTATTATTGCCTAAAACTCCAGAGACTCTAAATTATATATCAATTATCCAACCATTCCCCTCATGGATACGCGCTAGACcccacaaataaaaattaccgaAAGCAGGTGGACCCTGTATCTCAACGTATGGGGAGCTATTAAAGAACAATCAATTGATCTCACGTATATTTTTTCGTGTTGACGTCATTATTTTGcccaaaaatggaaatttcgAGCATGAGAAACAAATTTGAGTTTCTGAGCGACTCTCGAGGAATCACAACCATAAAATTATTGTCACGTTGAAGCTCACGTTTTAATAGATAATAATTATCCGTTAACAATTACCTAAATGTGGTTCCGTCAAATGTACAGGATATAAAACAGACAATTTGTCTTATCAGTTTTGTATCTTAATTTGTCTGCGGTTAAATTACACAACTTACAAacaaatataattataaaatgtcACCATTTTTAGATGTGGTGATGGCGATAGCTATCTCGGCTGTATAATTATATGCTCACTGTATTTGCACTGACAGCAAACTTCGAAAATggcattttaattaatgtgTTTTTCACAGAGTCGTTTGCTACAAAGAACTGATAAAACTAATGGCGATCGCCCACGGAAATGATTTCATGTTATTGTGTTAATGTACAAATGAACAAATTAATCCATATTTAATACAAACATTTAACTTACATCTACTTAAACTAAATCAGTTTTGCTCTTGTCCTTTGTTATTTACAAACGGTATTTAAAACAAGGGGAAGAATTTAGTCGTCCTTAAGGGTCTAAGACTAATCCAACATAAAGCCTGGCTCAAAATAAAtgtcgcaataaaatttatctacTAAAACCAATTTAAGAAGTTTAAATCTTAACCACTAGTGAAATATCAACTTGGAACTACAATAGGGGAAAGACACCATAGTCCCTGGTAAATACTTATTTAAGAGGTGGTTGGATTTAGAAAACCTtctaacaagaaaaaaacgagttaaaaaaacatttataccAATGCAAATTTCAAATCTTTGCATGCTCAAAACTGGATTTGAAaatgaagtaaaaaataacgaaagtTTAAACATAAGCAGATACTTATATAAAAAGAATATTGGTGAACACGAAATAACTACTATTTATTACTTTAACAAGTATTATTTTCTGATACCTGATACCTATTAAATTACTCAAAGAATTCTACGCTTCattacaagtttttttatatggttcatttaaaataaacaatttccgATGGAATAAAATATAACTACAGGCGTTTACGTATGTTTTTTctccaaataaataaattttaatttttgatctaACTTAccttgtcttaattttaacatagCGACTTATAAAGAGGCAGGAGGATCAAAGCCCTTTATTTGTCGAAAAGCTGACAACTATATACATACCTTTATTTATAGGAACTCATTAATATGTAGTATAGTATCTCCCAAACGTGAGTTGTTTAcacaatttcaacaaaaaattaagtatgtaaagtaaagaaagtaaaaaataaagttagagacagttttagaaaaatgctCAAACTTGGAGCAATTGGTAGAAAGTTGACTATgtttaaaatcaattaatatcaacaaacttttattttttattagatattattttcgaaaaaccaAAAAGGAAACCAaactattataatttttttctgaataagAACTTCCAAGAAAACTTCTTtatgtttttgaataattaagtgcagatttttttgacaactCCCCAGttgtgatgaaaaaaaatattttttaaattttcaattcacTTTATTCCGTATTCGTAAGTTTGAACTTAGTACACTTTTATCCTAGGGTACAGAAATAAAGCAGCATTTTacttttgctaaaaatttctttatttgtttttttttattacgttcTTTGAAATGCTTTGAGTAAGTGAAGGTAAAGGTAAAAGAAACACAGTGTTcaacaaaaatctttattgtataaataaatagcagttttaaaaaaatactttgcttAACGAAACAGGTGATCTTATGAGTTGTAGTTACATGAAACATCACACAAATTGAACAACACTTACGATACAatactttttaaattctcatAAGCCGCATTCATCACTCCCCAGCTGATAAATGCTCTCGTACAGTTGGTCTGAACTCCGTGATAAATATACCTAATTTTCCTACCTCTTTCGTTATAAATTTGTACTAAAACCTTAAAAATATTCTCATAGCCGCCCCCAATCTTGCTCTGCATCGCAACTTTGAGAACATTAAGTGGATAAAACACGCTGGACAAAAACACACCTATCATAGCACCACAAAAAAATTCGCTAAGAGTTTCGTAAAACTTTGAATTAAACCTAGGTCTGTAGTATTGTACTTCATCCCTGATGACAAAAAAGCCCACATTGGAGGGCCCATTTCGGAGCAAAACCGGGACCAAACCCCGGTAGTACTCCCGAAACCCGTGGTTGAGTCCTACAACTTTAAATGCATGCAGCGTGTTCCTGAACTCCTTGTGGTAATGTGCGTCCGCAAGCAGCGTCTGTATCCGCTCAAACGGCATCAAGATCGCCTCGGTGGTTCCCGCAACCATGCCCCCGGCAAACTTCGACAAATACCCATTAAAGCCCGACAGCATAAGCGGGCGCCGCACCTCCTCGTAAATCCCAAACATTAGCGACATCGAGAGCGTCTTTTGGCACAAAGGGGGCAGCATGCCccgatataaataaaacattcctTCTTTCTGCAGCTGGCGAAACGCACTTAACGCGTTAACGCCATGCAACATCTGAAACTAGCCGTTTAAGCCCCAATTTGTGGGAAAATTAGCGCAATAACCTGTCGAAAAATCACTTTGTTTATCGGATAGGTTATTGTAATGTTAATAAATGCAGCGCTCCAACCGCATGCAAACTCCTTCCAATTTATCTGGTAAATGTCCTCCAGAACCAGGGTGTCCCCAACCGTTGGGTCATAATCCTCGATTTTATCAATGTCCAGCATACTGACATTCGAGACAAATTTTGACATCTGTCAACATCTTAGGTTATGTAACTCCGAAAGGCGAACTCACCCCCTTACctttaataacaatttggTTTACTTGACTAGGGATACAATTATCACAAATTCATAATTTACTTCAGTTCAGGGGTGTTAACAAATCATTTTTGTGCCAGTAATTCGCGCATCGCAGCGGGCGTGACGTCACTACTGACGTTTAGGTTAATTATTGACAAGTGACAGTGACGTTTTTTATCTACCTTTTGTTGTTATCTGCAAAATGTGTACACAAAGGTGTATAAAAGTACTTGTAGGTGGGGATAAGGGCAATATTGACTGCGTGGGGGCGTAATTATGTGAACAAAACATCTCAAATATGACCCAAATCTTAGGTGACCAAATCGCTTATTTTGTCATTTCCTACGTTTGGTTTCAGGCAACGAAAAGCAGGGACTAGTTTTCGAAATACTGTCAGCGCGAATATGTGACGAAGGCGAGGAAAGGAAACATGTAGTGTACACGCTGCAAGTGCGTCACATTTCAGGAAACGACGATTTGAGCCCTTCGGTGGTGGAGCGGCGATACACGCACTTCCTGAACCTTTACAGCGCCCTAAAGAAGGAACACCCGAACTTAATGACCAATGTTACATTTCCCAAAAAAGTGATAATAGGAAACTTTGATAATGAGCTGATTTCCACCAGAAGCACGGGCTTTGAGTCCCTGTTGAGGCACATTTGCACCGAATCTAAACTGCGAGCGTCTAAGGCTTTAGTCGAGTTCCTTCAAGGCGTTGAAGTGGAGAAAGCACGGACGTTTTTGGAAAAACGGGACTTTTCGTCCGCTTTGCCGCtgcttgaaaacaattttaaactactaaacaaattttatactGATCGGTCGCCGGTCGTGCTTATCGCTTTATGTAGACTGTTAGGGTGCTGCATGTCAATTCCCGAGTGTTCACAATGCCAAAAATGGGCTGATTTAGCCCTACATAGATATGAGGGGGTTAGTGATAGTGATTTGTTGGAGTTGTATGTACCTTTATTGAATGCTTGTATCACAATTTGGTGGCAGAATGGACGAAATAAAGATCTGCTTGAGCAGCGGTTGCAAGATTTGAAGAGACAAGGGGTCAAAATCAATCCGCAATCGACTTTGTTGGACGAAGTGAAGGCAGTGGAGGGAAAGATATTTGGGTTGTAGCAATTTTCACACCAGTGTTGTGTACTTAATTAGCATCGCGATATTTTACTGATATTGTTAACGTATTTATTTTggagttttatttgtttgacgACTGATATTTGCAGTTATGGGTAGCAATACtcaatattttctgttttattcACGCCTGAATATACATcttgtttatttgctttttgttttagtactttgagcaaaaaatagataataattttttttttgtacttacACCGCGGGATAACTCACTCATACAACTTAAGTAGACCAAAAGTCCTCTCTGTTGTAAATATACCCACTTACCTCTCCCcaaaaattccaatttcttgccaaatttacagccgtaaaacgCCGTCAGTTTGTCATCAAGCAACAGCATTTGgtcttttcaaatttattacatGTTTTGCAATAACTTCATAAAATGTAATACACGAAAACTAAGAATTCCGTGCAAATTAAACCACGGTTTATATCAAAAGTTTAATCTGTACATTCAGTGGAAAGAACTTAGCCTGAACGAAACACAGAACTTGAAACACAAATCTCtaacataaaaataacttaTACAAATACAACGGTAAAAACAACTTCCTCGAATTACTTCTTCGACTTCTTGGACTTGTGTTTATCGCTGCTCTCCTCCCGACTGCGCTTTTTCGAATCCGAATGCGAGCTTCTGTGATGGCGGTCCTTGTCTTTCGAGGGTGAAGATTTCGATTTCGAACTTGAAGAAGATTTACGCCTATCACTATCTCTGCTGCTATGTTTCGAACTCGAATGTTTGCTACTTGAGGAATGATGGTTGTTTGAATGTTTGCTCGGCGAGCCTTTGTGGTTGCTTTTACTCGACGAGTGTTTGCTGGGTTTGCTCGACTTGTGATGCGACTTTTTCCGGTCGAAAGTATCGTCGAAATTGCGTTCCCGGTCCTCCTCGGCTGCTTCCCGCTCCAGGTCGGACCAGTCCTTCCCGGATTCTTCATCAGATCCTAGATCGTCCTCCCCGGAAGCGCTTTCGTCACTCTCCTCAGTGTCGCCTTCAGAGTATTCGGAATCTTCCTCGCTTTCTTCCGACACGCTTTCCATGTCGGTCGGTTCGTAAACTTCGTCCTCGTCCTCCGTTTCCTCCTCTTGGGCCTGGGCTTCTTCGTCCGATTCCGGGTCCAGGAACGTCCATCCGCCGCTTTCGAAAAATCCCTCGGGATCATCGGTGATTGTTTTCATGATTTTGACCCAGTTTAACGACTGGACACCTTCGGAGTAGCGGATGTCGCAAGAGTTGAGCCATTCTTTGACATGGTCCAGCATATTCATCGGGATGGCGTTCACCATTGCGGTTTTGCGTTGGTAGTCCTTGAAGACGAAAATCATATCgaagtttttcaaatggaattgGACTCTTTCGAAGTGGACTAATTCGACGTCTTCGAGCGTAATTACGAACGGGGGCCATTCGGTTAAATTGACGAGGCAACCCGACGTCGGCTGGAGTAATACTGTGGACCTGTAGGGGGCTCCGGGAAAGCCGAGCTCCCGGAACGGCGTATCGAACTCGATTTCTTGTTTTGTCATCGCTTCGACCTAAAAATACgaaacacacaaataaaaacacaaacaatCAGCTTATGAACCCACCTTTTCGCAAAAGCTCTTGAACGCCGTCTTCAGCTTGTGCCTCAACTCCCTCTCAGACTGCTCAGCAGCCAAATCATCCCTATCATGCATATGCTGGTGTTTGCCTAAATCAGTCGTGATTTCACCTACTTCCGTGTAAAACTGCACGTCCACGTGCTTCTTTTTCCCGAACATGATCGCATGCTTCAGGTGAAAATGCAAAAGTATGATCATTTCACCGTCGCAAGGTTGAAAGAATGCATTCTTAATATTATTGTATAAAATATCAACTTTGTCGCCTCTGACTGAAGTGTACCGGAAACCGTTACTGTGAGCTTCCAAAGCGCCGGTCATACGCTTTGTGACGATATTAGGTCGTATGTAAAGATCTTTAAGCTTGGGATTGCCCTTGTTCTGCGACAAGACCAGCGTGTCTTGTTTAACAAGATCTTCTTTTTCGCGTTCTTCCGCTTCGCGGGTTTTGAATTTTCGTTGTACTTCCTTGATTAGTCGGAATGCAGTGTTTAGGTTCGAAGAGGGAGGGGAAATTTCTCCGGGCTCTTTGGTGTTCAAACTGCGGTAGGTAACTTCTTTGACGAAAGTGGCTTCAGGCTGCTGGTAGTTGCCACCTTGAAGTAATAAACAACCACagttaaaatgaaaattcatAGATACAAACTGTGGCGTCATCTCAGCTAAGACACCCTTTCATaacaaatactttttaaatcattcttattcgtttttgaaaaagtgcaaaagtgtaatttttcaaatatgtaCAATTAACTGATGATAAGATGAGACGATGAAAGGATTTATCGAAAAATTGTTCGTTTTTATGGCACTATTTATAAATATAGTGGCAGGACTTCGGCACTGTATTATTACGACGTACAGTGATTGTGAATAACGCCACAAAAAATGGACCAATATTCTTAAAaaggaataattttttacggTAAATACCAGCGTCACATCGTGTGACAACATAACGCAAAATGTTTGCATCTTAATtcgatttattcaaatttttgataatatttttacaGTACTTTCCTTGAATTCCACAAATAATTTAGATCAAattaaagtgaaaaattacaaaaaaatagagGAGGTACAGTCAGATGTGTAAAATATCTGATTAAAAATTCGTCATAATTAATCGCGACTTCTCGACTGCAactcaaaaaatgttaaattttggtgtattaaacttttaaatcgtcaaagaatcgaccaataaaagtttaaCTTGCAAACAGAATTACAAGTTACAGCAAAGAACTAAAGATATTACAcatttcgtttaaaaacattaaacttgtaattttta
It contains:
- the LOC103313099 gene encoding mitochondrial nicotinamide adenine dinucleotide transporter SLC25A51 is translated as MSKFVSNVSMLDIDKIEDYDPTVGDTLVLEDIYQINWKEFACGWSAAFINITITYPINKVIFRQMLHGVNALSAFRQLQKEGMFYLYRGMLPPLCQKTLSMSLMFGIYEEVRRPLMLSGFNGYLSKFAGGMVAGTTEAILMPFERIQTLLADAHYHKEFRNTLHAFKVVGLNHGFREYYRGLVPVLLRNGPSNVGFFVIRDEVQYYRPRFNSKFYETLSEFFCGAMIGVFLSSVFYPLNVLKVAMQSKIGGGYENIFKVLVQIYNERGRKIRYIYHGVQTNCTRAFISWGVMNAAYENLKSIVS
- the Snx21 gene encoding sorting nexin-21; this encodes MTQILGNEKQGLVFEILSARICDEGEERKHVVYTLQVRHISGNDDLSPSVVERRYTHFLNLYSALKKEHPNLMTNVTFPKKVIIGNFDNELISTRSTGFESLLRHICTESKLRASKALVEFLQGVEVEKARTFLEKRDFSSALPLLENNFKLLNKFYTDRSPVVLIALCRLLGCCMSIPECSQCQKWADLALHRYEGVSDSDLLELYVPLLNACITIWWQNGRNKDLLEQRLQDLKRQGVKINPQSTLLDEVKAVEGKIFGL